From one Misgurnus anguillicaudatus chromosome 2, ASM2758022v2, whole genome shotgun sequence genomic stretch:
- the LOC129443211 gene encoding presequence protease, mitochondrial yields MFRQSRTIITKLRNLSLQCSWRSRGSSAVERALKYTAGQKIHGFTVTEVTAVPDLFLTAVKLNHDVTGAQYLHAARDDTNNLFSVQFRTTPMDSTGVPHILEHTVLCGSQRFPCRDPFFKMLNRSLSTFMNAFTASDYTMYPFSTQNAKDFQNLLSVYLDAVFFPCLRELDFWQEGWRLEHEAPTDPSSRLVFKGVVFNEMKGVFSDNERLYAQHLQNKLLPDHTYSVVSGGEPLAIPDLTWEQLKQFHATHYHPSNARIFTYGDLPLEQHLEQIEREALSKFDRTQPDTAVPPQTPWNKPRIDHVTCSSDALAPDPVKQNTLCMSYLLGDITNTFETFTLNLLSSLMISGPNSPFYKALIEPNIGTDFSSSTGFDGSTRQASFTIGLQGMAEDDCEKVKHIIAQTIDDIIATGFEEEQVEALLHKIEIQMKHQSTSFGLALASYIASCWNHDGDPVELLKISESVSRFRQCLKENPHFLQDKVQQYFKDNTHQLTLSMSPDEKFLEKRAEAEEHKLQQKIQSLTDVDIKDIYEKGLQLLSAQNTIQDASCLPALKVSDIEPTIPFTPVQLSAAGGVPVQYCEQPTNGMVYFRAMCNLNSLPEDLKIYVPLFCNVITKLGCGELDYRQQAQRIELKTGGMTVSPQIIPDTDDLDLYEQGIILSSSCLERNLPDMFQLWSDTFNSPHFNDEERLRVLVMMSAQELANGISFSGHSYAMTRAARSLTPTADLQETFSGMDQVKFMKRIAEMADLTSVLRKLPRIKRHLLNPENMRCAVNATPLKMADVQGEMERFIQNIAANRKERKPVRQNIVEKSLDAHTGSAASRKLVSEPHFKPCQMKTYFQLPFPVNFVSECVRTVPFTHADFPSLCILARMMTAKYLHGEIREKGGAYGGGVRLGAGGLFSFYSYRDPNSTQTLSAFRGGVEWAREGKFTQQDVDEAKLSVFSAVDAPIAPSDKGLGRFLNGVTDEMKQTYRERLFAVTDKNLIDVAGRYLAIGQQTHGVTILGPENESIKKDPSWVVK; encoded by the exons ATGTTTCGGCAAAGCAGGACAATCATCACAAAACTCAGAAATTTGAG TTTGCAGTGCTCATGGAGGTCAAGAGGAAGCTCAGCTGTAGAGAGAGCACTGAAGTACACAGCGGGACAGAAGATTCATGGCTTCACTGTCACTGAG GTAACTGCGGTTCCAGATTTGTTTCTAACAGCAGTTAAACTCAACCATGATGTTACCGGAGCTCAGTATCTACATGCAGCCAGGGATGATACCAACAATCTGTTcag CGTGCAATTTCGTACCACACCCATGGACAGCACAGGTGTTCCCCATATTCTCGAACACACGGTTCTGTGTGGTTCTCAGCGGTTCCCCTGTAGAGATCCCTTCTTTAAAATGCTCAATCGCTCTCTCTCCACCTTTATGAATGCTTTCACAG CAAGTGATTACACGATGTATCCGTTCTCGACCCAGAATGCCAAAGACTTCCAGAatcttctgtctgtctatctggaTGCTGTTTTCTTCCCCTGTCTTAGAGAACTGGACTTCTG GCAGGAGGGCTGGAGACTGGAACATGAGGCTCCTACAGACCCCTCGAGCCGGCTGGTGTTTAAAGGCGTCGTCTTCAATGAAATGAAAGGAGTGTTT TCAGACAATGAGCGTCTGTACGCTCAGCACCTGCAGAATAAACTTTTGCCGGATCACACGTATTCTGTCGTGTCTGGAGGGGAGCCGCTAGCGATCCCTGACCTGACCTGGGAGCAGCTAAAACAGTTTCATGCCACACACTACCACCCCAGCAATGCAAG GATCTTTACATATGGAGACTTGCCGTTGGAGCAGCACCTAGaacagatagagagagaggcTTTGTCCAAGTTTGATCGAACACAACCCGACACGGCAGTTCCACCCCAAACACCCTGGAACAAACCC AGGATTGATCATGTGACATGCAGCTCTGACGCTTTGGCTCCTGACCCTGTTAAACAAAACACGCTGTGCATGAGCTATCTGCTGGGAGA CATTACCAACACGTTTGAGACATTTACCCTGAACCTCCTGTCCTCTTTGATGATCTCCGGTCCAAACTCGCCATTCTACAAAGCCCTGATTGAGCCCAACATCGGTACTGACTTCTCTTCATCAACAGG GTTTGATGGCAGCACTAGACAAGCGTCTTTCACCATTGGTCTTCAGGGCATGGCAGAGGATGACTGTGAGAAGGTCAAACACATCATTGCCCAAACCATCGATGACATCATAGC AACTGGTTTTGAAGAGGAACAGGTTGAAGCTCTGCTACATAAGATTGAGATTCAGATGAAACATCAGAGCACCAGCTTCGGCTTGGCTTTGGCTTCA taTATTGCATCCTGTTGGAATCATGATGGAGATCCAGTGGAGCTCTTGAAGATCTCTGAAAGTGTGTCTCGCTTCCGTCAGTGTCTAAAGGAGAACCCTCACTTCTTACAGGACAAAGTCCAGCAGTATTTCAAG GATAATACACATCAGCTGACTCTTTCCATGAGTCCTGATGAGAAATTCCTGGAGAAACGGGCAGAAGCTGAAGAACACAAACTACAGCAGAAGATACAGAGCCTCACCGATGTGGATATTAAAGACATCTATGAGAAAG GTTTACAGCTGTTGTCCGCTCAGAACACAATTCAAGACGCTTCTTGTCTGCCTGCGTTAAAGGTGTCCGACATAGAGCCGACCATTCCCTTCACACCTGTACAGCTGAGTGCCGCAG GCGGTGTCCCTGTACAATACTGTGAACAGCCCACCAATGGCATGGTGTATTTCAGAGCTATGTGTAACCTCAACTCCCTCCCTGAAGACCTGAAGATCTACGTGCCTCTTTTCTGCAACGTCATCACCAAGT TGGGCTGTGGTGAGTTGGACTATCGTCAGCAGGCCCAGCGTATTGAGCTGAAGACCGGAGGCATGACAGTCTCTCCACAGATCATACCAGACACTGATGACCTTGATCTGTATGAGCAG GGTATTATCCTTTCTTCTTCCTGCTTGGAAAGAAATCTACCGGACATGTTTCAACTGTGGAGTGACACATTTAACAG TCCCCATTTCAATGACGAGGAGCGTCTTCGTGTGCTGGTTATGATGTCAGCTCAAGAACTGGCCAATGGGATCTCATTCTCCGGTCACTCTTATGCGATGACACGAGCTGCTCGATCCCTCACACCAACAGCTGACCTGCAGGAGACCTTCAGTGGGATGGACCAG GTCAAATTTATGAAAAGGATAGCTGAGATGGCAGATCTGACATCAGTTTTGAGGAAACTTCCAAGGATAAAGAGACACCTGCTCAATCCAGAAAACATGAG GTGTGCAGTGAATGCCACACCGCTTAAAATGGCTGATGTTCAAGGTGAAATGGAGAGGTTTATCCAAAATATAGCAGCCAATAGAAAGGAGCGCAAACCTGTCAGACAAAACATTGTTGAG AAGTCCTTGGATGCTCACACTGGATCAGCTGCGAGTCGTAAACTCGTCTCA GAACCTCATTTTAAACCCTGTCAGATGAAGACTTACTTTCAGCTTCCCTTTCCAGTGAACTTTGTCAGCGAGTGCGTACGCACCGTCCCATTTACACACGCCGATTTCCCCAG TCTATGTATTTTAGCACGGATGATGACTGCTAAGTACTTGCATGGAGAGATCCGAGAAAAGGGCGGAGCTTATGGAGGCGGGGTCAGATTGGGAGCAGGTGGTCTGTTCTCCTTTTATTCCTATAG AGATCCGAACTCCACGCAGACGCTGTCGGCTTTCCGAGGCGGAGTCGAGTGGGCACGAGAGGGGAAGTTTACGCAGCAAGACGTCGACGAGGCAAAGCTCTCCGTTTTTTCGGCTGTTGATGCGCCTATAGCACCCTCAGATAAAG GTTTGGGACGATTTTTAAATGGCGTTACAGATGAGATGAAACAAACCTATAGGGAAAGACTCTTCGCTGTGACGGATAAAAACTTAATTGATGTTGCTGGCAG gTATCTAGCAATTGGCCAGCAGACGCACGGAGTGACGATTTTAGGACCAGAAAATGAAAGCATCAAAAAAGACCCATCCTGGGTGGTCAAATAG
- the LOC141349067 gene encoding tripartite motif-containing protein 16-like isoform X2: protein MAEATLSVSEDQFICSICLDLLKDPVTIPCGHSYCMSCITNCWNQDDQKRNYSCPQCRQTFNTRPDLGKNVMLANMVEDLRRLQTDRSALSFAGPEDVKCDVCTERKYKAIKSCLMCLESYCQTHFKQHEAFHREKKHKVIDVTGRLQEMICSQHDKLIEVYCRTDQRCICLLCLVDEHKNHDTVSAAAERTEKQRLLEDKQRKLHQRIQEKEKKLQDLRESVKIHTISAQTAVDDTERIFTQLIRSIERRRSEVIQLIRDQEKTAVSRAEDLLKKLKQEIDDLRRRNDEMEKLSQTKDHISFLQSFQSLSSSSGSSDNITVSSLLSFDDVMKSVTKLKEKMEDFCKEEIEKISEEVLLIVVIPTNEPKTREEFLQYFSLFSLDPNTPHRRIHLSEENTAAACTDTDQQYPDHPDRFDGWVQVLCRESLCGRCYWEIEWSGHVYISVSYKSISRKGGGHECGFGRNDQSWSLYCSSSECSFIHNKINTNLPVVSSKIGVYVDHSSGSLSFYSVSDTMTLIHRVNTTFTKPLYPGFRLFRSSYVKLCHLTI, encoded by the exons ATGGCGGAAGCGACTCTTTCAGTGTCTGAGGATCAGTTCATCTGTTCAATCTGTCTGGATTTACTGAAGGATCCAGTGACCATTCCCTGtggacacagttactgtatgagCTGTATTACAAACTGCTGGAATCAAGATGATCAGAAGAGAAACTACAGCTGCCCTCAATGCAGACAGACCTTCAATACAAGACCTGATTTAGGAAAGAATGTGATGCTTGCTAATATGGTGGAGGACCTGAGGAGACTTCAGACTGATCGATCTGCTCTCAGTTTTGCTGGACCTGAAGATGTGAAGTGTGACGTCTGTACTGAGAGAAAATACAAAGCTATCAAGTCCTGTCTGATGTGTCTTGAATCTTACTGTCAAACTCACTTTAAACAACATGAAGCTTTTCACAGAGAAAAGAAACACAAAGTGATTGATGTGACAGGAAGACTTCAGGAGATGATCTGCTCTCAACATGACAAACTCATCGAGGTTTACTGTCGCACTGATCAGAGATGTATTTGTTTGCTTTGTTTGGTGGATGAACATAAAAATCACGACACTGTATCAGCTGCAGCAGAGAGAACTGAGAAACAG AGATTACTGGAGGACAAACAGAGAAAACTCCATCAGAGAATCCAGGAGAAAGAGAAGAAGCTTCAGGATCTAAGAGAGTCTGTGAAGATTCACACG ATCTCTGCACAGACAGCAGTGGACGACACCGAAAGGATCTTTACTCAACTGATCCGATCCATTGAGAGAAGACGATCTGAGGTGATACAactgatcagagatcaggaaaAGACTGCAGTGAGTCGAGCTGAAGATCTCTTGAAGAAACTGAAGCAGGAGATTGATGATCTGAGGAGGAGAAATGATGAGATGGAGAAACTTTCACAAACAAAAGATCACATCAGTTTCCTTCAG AGTTTTCAGTCTCTCTCTTCATCTTCTGGATCTTCAGACAACATCACTGtctcttctcttctctcttTTGATGATGTGATGAAATCTGTCACTAAACTGAAAGAAAAGATGGAGGATTTCTGTAAAGAAGAGATTGAAAAGATATCTGAGGAAG ttttattaattGTAGTTATTCCCACCAATGAACCCAAGACCAGAGAGGAGTTCCT TCAGTATTTCAGTCTCTTCTCTCTGGATCCAAACACACCACACAGACGTATCCATCTGTCTGAGGAGAACACAGCGGCTGCTTGCACTGACACAGATCAGCAGTATCCTGATCATCCAGACAGATTTGATGGTTGGGTTCAGGTGTTGTGTAGAGAGAGTTTATGTGGACGCTGTTACTGGGAGATTGAATGGAGTGGTCATGTGtatatatcagtgtcatataaGAGCATCAGCAGGAAGGGAGGAGGTCATGAGTGTGGATTTGGACGTAATGATCAGTCCTGGAGTTTGTACTGTTCTTCCTCTGAATGTTCATTTATTCACAATAAGATAAACACAAATCTCCCTGTAGTGTCCAGTAAAATAGGAGTTTATGTGGATCACAGTTCAGGATCTCTGTCCTTCTACAGCGTCTCTGACACAATGACCCTCATCCACAGAGTCAACACCACATTCACTAAACCTCTCTATCCTGGGTTTAGGTTATTTCGGAGCTCATACGTGAAACTTTGTCATCTAACAATATAA